A portion of the Bactrocera neohumeralis isolate Rockhampton chromosome 2, APGP_CSIRO_Bneo_wtdbg2-racon-allhic-juicebox.fasta_v2, whole genome shotgun sequence genome contains these proteins:
- the LOC126766397 gene encoding arrestin domain-containing protein 2: MGDAKKFNNCVIVFDQNDFGTYFTGQIVSGKVIITLEKTKKLKGIKLQVCGFAACQWREKYGQKIAVAKINPRDKHVYFGREDYIASTTFLVGSEFGNNFSMEEGTYTYTFSCPIPPHCPSSFEGTYGHIRYLVRVTFIRAGAADRVHNVGFTVLMPLDLNKDSKLLEAPASNDAMENVCFFLAKPVHLTVYLQQTGYVPGQFVLISADVDNKSTADCKKLIIMLNLRATYNSETPALHTVSEKICLVKKVCGPAPRQTRKSFAETIRIPATAPTCEHISRNVRVSYELCVMAVMTTLMRNPRATIPITIGNVPLAMSNTIEEEFVEEREVENMQPTTSRTREIGAVGGASEDDISEEEIELPPPSYEQAMFMSTNIADNDANTVSVDAPFTPRYPVYNIDESSLAFSSMGLSPPPNLPQKRPRRRRRHRPAEYPTKFANDQLPTESPIQI, translated from the exons atgggtgatgctAAGAAGTTTAATAACTGTGTTATTGTGTTCGATCAAAACGATTTCGGCACTTATTTTACCGGTCAAATTGTTAGTGGTAAAGTGATTATAACGctggagaaaacaaaaaagttgaaag GCATTAAACTACAAGTTTGTGGATTCGCGGCTTGTCAATGGCGTGAAAAGTATGGACAAAAGATAGCTGTAGCAAAAATTAACCCAAGAGACAAGCACGTATACTTTGGTCGCGAAGATTATATAGCGTCTACGACATTTTTGGTAGGCTCGGAGTTTGGCAACAATTTTTCTATGGAGGAGGGCACTTACACCTATACATTCTCTTGTCCCATACCACCGCACTGTCCATCTTCCTTTGAAGGCACTTACGGCCATATCCGTTACCTCGTCAGGGTTACTTTCATAAGAGCTGGTGCTGCGGATCGTGTACATAATGTCGGTTTCACAGTGCTCATGCCGTTAGATCTAAATAAAGATAGTAAATTGTTAGAG GCTCCTGCTAGCAATGACGCTATGGAGAATGTTTGTTTCTTTCTCGCCAAACCCGTACATTTGACAGTTTATCTCCAACAAACTGGATATGTACCCGGTCAGTTTGTCTTGATCAGCGCAGATGTCGACAATAAATCCACAGCagattgcaaaaaattaataataatgctGAATTTACGTGCCACCTACAACTCAGAGACGCCTGCTCTGCATACTGTCTCAGAGAAAATCTGTCTTGTCAAGAAAGTGTGCGGTCCTGCACCGCGACAGACGCGTAAATCTTTCGCTGAGACTATACGCATACCAGCAACTGCGCCGACTTGTGAACACATCAGCAGAAATGTGCGTGTCTCGTACGAGTTATGCGTTATGGCCGTGATGACTACCCTGATGCGAAATCCGAGGGCTACAATACCGATAACTATAGGCAATGTGCCGTTAGCAATGAGCAACACAATAGAAGAAGAATTCGTGGAGGAGAGAGAAGTAGAAAATATGCAACCGACAACATCGCGTACGCGTGAAATCGGGGCTGTTGGCGGCGCAAGTGAGGATGACATCAGTGAAGAGGAAATTGAACTGC CTCCACCATCCTACGAACAAGCGATGTTCATGAGCACAAATATCGCTGACAACGATGCCAATACAGTCAGCGTAGATGCACCGTTCACACCACGCTATCCGGTCTACAATATTGATGAAAGTTCTCTGGCCTTTAGCAGTATGGGTTTGAGTCCACCACCGAATTTGCCACAAAAGCGACCACGTCGTAGAAGAAGACACCGACCAGCGGAATATCCAACAAAGTTCGCCAATGATCAACTGCCAACTGAATCGCCAATACAAATATGA
- the LOC126767682 gene encoding arrestin domain-containing protein 17-like, which translates to MVVTCDIQFNHNEHGIYFADQLVDGAVVLKADKPKNVKAVILNISGFAITKWREKRFGKARHFSGREDYMESKTYLMGSETSQIFTIQTGTHTYNFACKLPENCPTSFEGLHGCIRYIVKVTLVIPWKFNQTYTRGFTVMKMLDLNYESPQIKIPITSENYRSYCCGPCKTDPLKMQIQLPQAGYVPGQRIPVTALVINNTNIPVAEVRYALVMLVRYSSPAPALHSCLERITMTTAKSESVLRNSTRSLTHELLVPSTPPTCLRSCSIIRISYQVEVEARMKGWYSSQTITIPVLIGNVPLWQTPSVIQQQPRGSRMPALTEEVLLQGNEVNKEGEQQAVTEVMDEQNVALTGVQSPADIYPELPPPNYEESTHTMRGDVNEDDLHAFGPCEFAPLYPVYAVPLTMAPTAPVTPEPTRGAYINQNFENDKV; encoded by the exons ATGGTCGTAACTTGTGATATTCAGTTCAATCATAATGAGCACGGTATTTATTTCGCTGACCAGTTGGTGGATGGCGCGGTGGTGTTAAAGGCTGATAAACCCAAAAATGTTAAAG CTGTAATATTGAATATATCCGGATTTGCTATTACAAAATGGCGAGaaaaacgtttcggtaaagcACGACACTTTTCGGGACGTGAGGATTATATGGAGTCCAAAACATATCTAATGGGATCGGAAACAA GTCAAATTTTTACAATCCAAACCGGTACGCACACATATAATTTTGCCTGCAAGCTACCAGAGAATTGTCCTACATCATTTGAGGGCCTTCATGGCTGCATTCGGTATATAGTTAAAGTGACACTGGTGATACCCTGGAAATTCAATCAGACTTATACGCGTGGCTTCACAGTGATGAAAATGCTCGATCTTAACTATGAATCACCGCAAATAAAG ATACCAATAACTTCAGAGAATTATCGTTCATACTGCTGCGGACCCTGCAAAACGGACCCTCTGAAGATGCAAATACAACTGCCGCAGGCCGGTTATGTGCCCGGACAGCGCATACCCGTCACCGCGCTGGTCATCAATAACACCAACATACCCGTGGCGGAAGTGCGTTATGCGCTCGTAATGTTGGTTCGGTATTCCAGCCCAGCGCCAGCGTTACACTCATGCCTCGAACGCATTACCATGACAACGGCGAAAAGTGAGTCTGTGCTGCGTAATAGCACGCGCTCGTTAACGCACGAACTTCTTGTGCCGTCCACACCACCAACTTGCTTGCGGTCTTGCAGTATTATACGCATTTCCTATCAGGTGGAAGTCGAGGCACGCATGAAGGGTTGGTATTCTAGTCAGACCATTACAATTCCCGTTCTTATTGGAAATGTGCCACTGTGGCAAACACCATcagttatacaacaacaaccgcgCGGTAGTCGTATGCCAGCACTAACTGAGGAAGTGCTGTTGCAGGGTAATGAAGTGAACAAGGAGGGTGAGCAACAAGCTGTGACTGAAGTAATGGATGAGCAGAATGTAGCATTAACAGGGGTTCAGTCGCCAGCAGATATTTACCCGGAATTGC caccACCCAACTACGAGGAGTCTACGCACACCATGCGAGGCGATGTGAACGAAGATGACTTACACGCATTCGGGCCATGTGAATTTGCGCCATTATATCCAGTATATGCCGTACCCTTAACAATGGCTCCAACCGCGCCAGTTACGCCGGAACCAACACGCGGTGCTTATATAaaccaaaatttcgaaaatgacAAGGTGTAG
- the LOC126753970 gene encoding arrestin domain-containing protein 17-like — translation MVVTCAIEFDNNPYGTYFAGQVMTGKVTLQADMPKQVKAIVLKISGCADTSWTESSSSTTTNAHGRSSTKTQTTHYRGHEDYIKSKTYLLSSNENQSAVIEPGIHTYTFACLLPITCPSSFEGIYGYIRYMARVELVRPWKFNQNFTRGFTVLKMMDLNYDSPLLRVPSKSEAQKVFCCGPCKTQPLEVHVSLPQSGYVPGQAIPVSVLISNETKIKVEELKIELVMLVCYYSQVPLTHTKNQRIPVLKLKGDGVPVHCKKQFDYELIVPATPPTCFNLCRIIQIAYQVEVVAKVKGWHADQVICVPVTIGNVPLLGVIQKQPKPSADNLVPSGNGVMNRSFVADDESGNLREMKSTEANQLQSTVQENPIQVNSGAVTSSAITPALPNPWDADASIPPPSYESAVHIKPAKLNLDEGQEYGETEFAPRYPVFKMSCPSASDRDEVDARPRVDGVATSGVSSAQNSTWL, via the exons ATGGTTGTAACATGTGCAATTGAGTTTGACAATAATCCCTACGGCACCTACTTTGCTGGTCAAGTCATGACGGGTAAAGTTACGCTGCAAGCGGACATGCCGAAGCAGGTGAAAG ccaTCGTGCTGAAAATTAGCGGTTGCGCAGATACAAGTTGGACGGAAAGCtccagcagcacaacaacaaatgcacatGGACGTTCGAGCACTAAAACCCAGACAACACACTACAGAGGTCATGAGGATTATATAAAATCGAAGACTTACTTGCTCAGCTCCAACGAAA ACCAATCTGCCGTGATTGAGCCGGGCATACATACCTATACATTTGCCTGCCTGTTACCCATCACCTGCCCTTCGTCCTTCGAAGGCATCTATGGTTATATACGATATATGGCCAGGGTGGAACTCGTGCGACCATGGAAGTTCAATCAGAATTTTACGCGAGGATTTACGGTTTTGAAAATGATGGATCTAAACTACGACAGTCCTTTATTGCGA GTGCCTAGCAAATCGGAAGCACAAAAGGTCTTCTGTTGTGGGCCTTGTAAAACACAGCCATTGGAGGTGCACGTTTCCTTGCCACAAAGTGGCTATGTGCCTGGACAAGCGATACCAGTGAGCGTACTCATATCAAACGAAACCAAGATAAAAGTCGAAGAACTCAAAATAGAATTGGTAATGCTCGTTTGCTATTACAGTCAAGTGCCATTGACACATACGAAGAATCAACGCATACCGGTGCTGAAGTTGAAAGGTGATGGCGTGCCGGTGCATTGCAAAAAACAATTCGACTATGAGCTCATTGTGCCGGCTACGCCGCCAACGTGCTTCAATCTATGCCGCATCATACAGATCGCCTATCAAGTTGAGGTTGTGGCAAAAGTGAAAGGTTGGCATGCGGATCAGGTCATCTGTGTGCCCGTCACGATAGGCAATGTGCCGTTGCTCGGCGTCATACAAAAGCAACCAAAGCCGTCAGCTGACAACCTCGTCCCCAGCGGTAATGGTGTTATGAACCGTTCATTCGTGGCGGATGACGAAAGCGGCAATCTTCGCGAAATGAAGTCCACCGAAGCTAACCAGCTGCAGTCTACCGTGCAAGAGAACCCGATACAAGTAAACAGCGGTGCTGTGACAAGTTCTGCCATAACCCCTGCTCTGCCCAATCCCTGGGACGCAGATGCCAGTATAC CACCACCGTCTTATGAATCCGCAGTGCATATCAAACCAGCAAAACTTAACCTTGATGAAGGGCAAGAATACGGCGAAACCGAATTTGCACCACGTTATCCTGTCTTCAAAATGTCGTGTCCGAGCGCATCAGACAGAGACGAAGTTGATGCCAGGCCTAGGGTGGATGGTGTAGCAACTAGTGGTGTTTCATCAGCGCAAAATAGCACTTGGCTGTGA